In Nitrospira sp., the following proteins share a genomic window:
- a CDS encoding helix-turn-helix domain-containing protein — MTEAAADITESVGDFFRQVRETKGLTLEEVALKTRIHLDYLRALEESNFTKLPDQVFAKGFVRSYARSLGLDEEDAMRRFTASSCTFYSKHEERERLRQQQVEDERKRQANRKVVVAGVGVAVLGLILLLTREQGAVSVMRPLVPAKTGREAERKSAREAGTSTEVSTKSGAIPASAGGTVVTAPTSATTSDPLAGLPLDGGAESENVLILALEATELSWVLVQTDNASPHEALMRPGDRLTWRANEKFSLTVGNAGGIRGELNGTPLAPFGPKGKAIRDIVVTR; from the coding sequence ATGACGGAGGCGGCGGCAGACATCACGGAATCGGTCGGCGACTTCTTTCGGCAGGTCCGAGAGACCAAGGGCCTGACACTGGAGGAAGTGGCTCTCAAGACCCGCATTCATCTGGACTATCTCAGGGCGCTGGAAGAGTCCAACTTCACCAAGCTTCCTGATCAGGTCTTCGCCAAGGGGTTTGTGCGGTCCTACGCGCGGTCGCTCGGGTTGGACGAGGAGGACGCCATGCGGCGCTTCACTGCGTCCTCCTGTACCTTTTACAGCAAGCACGAGGAGCGGGAACGCCTGCGGCAGCAGCAGGTGGAGGATGAGCGTAAGCGCCAAGCCAACCGCAAGGTCGTCGTCGCTGGTGTTGGCGTGGCCGTGCTGGGATTGATTCTGCTGCTCACGCGCGAGCAGGGGGCGGTGTCGGTCATGCGGCCGCTGGTGCCGGCCAAAACCGGACGGGAAGCCGAGCGAAAAAGTGCCAGGGAGGCGGGAACTTCGACGGAAGTGAGCACCAAGAGCGGGGCGATACCCGCATCGGCCGGGGGGACAGTGGTCACGGCGCCAACATCAGCCACGACAAGCGATCCGCTGGCGGGCTTGCCGCTGGATGGCGGCGCGGAGTCGGAGAATGTGTTGATTTTGGCGTTGGAAGCCACGGAGCTGAGCTGGGTGTTGGTGCAGACCGACAATGCGAGTCCGCACGAGGCACTGATGCGGCCGGGGGATCGCCTGACCTGGAGGGCGAACGAGAAGTTTTCGCTGACGGTTGGCAATGCCGGAGGTATTCGGGGCGAGTTGAACGGGACGCCGTTGGCACCGTTCGGGCCGAAGGGCAAAGCTATTCGGGATATCGTGGTGACACGCTAG
- a CDS encoding c-type cytochrome — translation MGYLKAVGLVTALMFVTATAAVAEERDPLKARVPADAIGDAKAMKNPVAATPENIAKGKAIFEGKGTCYNCHGKTGEGNGPAGAILNPSPRNFTNCKFHKKRKDGELFWVIKNGSPGTGMVSLTPGTISEEEAWQVINYERSFCKKGGDE, via the coding sequence ATGGGTTATCTCAAGGCAGTCGGTCTGGTGACCGCACTCATGTTTGTCACGGCGACCGCCGCTGTGGCTGAGGAGAGGGATCCTCTCAAGGCGCGCGTGCCAGCGGATGCGATCGGTGATGCGAAGGCGATGAAGAACCCGGTTGCCGCGACTCCGGAGAACATCGCCAAGGGGAAGGCGATTTTCGAAGGCAAGGGCACCTGCTATAACTGCCACGGAAAGACTGGCGAGGGCAACGGCCCGGCCGGCGCGATCCTCAACCCGAGCCCGCGGAACTTCACGAACTGTAAGTTCCACAAGAAGCGGAAGGACGGCGAGTTGTTCTGGGTCATCAAGAACGGCAGCCCGGGCACCGGCATGGTGTCGCTCACGCCGGGCACGATCAGCGAAGAGGAAGCCTGGCAGGTGATCAACTACGAGCGGAGCTTCTGCAAAAAGGGCGGCGACGAGTAG